The Thermococcus thermotolerans genome contains a region encoding:
- a CDS encoding transcription elongation factor Spt5: protein MSDSRIFTVRVTVGQEETTAKLIYSKIKTYNLPVYAILAPSKVKGYIFVEAPSKSAVDESIKGIRHAKGTLPGEVKFEEIEHFLEEKPAVSGFEPGDIVELIAGPFKGEKAKVVRVDEAKDEIVVELIGSIVPIPVTVRGEYVRLISKRQKE, encoded by the coding sequence ATGAGCGACAGCAGGATATTTACAGTACGTGTCACTGTCGGCCAGGAAGAGACCACGGCCAAGCTGATATACAGCAAGATTAAAACGTACAACCTGCCCGTGTACGCGATACTCGCCCCGTCAAAGGTGAAGGGTTACATTTTCGTCGAGGCACCCAGTAAGAGCGCCGTTGACGAATCTATAAAGGGTATAAGGCACGCAAAGGGCACCCTTCCGGGCGAGGTCAAGTTTGAGGAAATAGAGCACTTCTTGGAGGAGAAGCCAGCGGTGAGCGGCTTCGAACCCGGCGACATAGTCGAGCTCATTGCCGGACCGTTCAAGGGAGAGAAGGCAAAGGTCGTAAGGGTTGACGAAGCCAAGGATGAGATAGTCGTTGAACTCATCGGTTCAATCGTCCCGATTCCGGTCACGGTAAGGGGCGAATACGTTAGACTTATAAGCAAACGCCAGAAGGAGTGA
- the rpl12p gene encoding 50S ribosomal protein P1 has protein sequence MEYVYAALLLHAAGKEITEENIKAILEAAGVSPDEARIKALVAALEGVNIDEVIEKAAMPVAAPVAVAAAPAAEASAEAAEEEEEEEEEEASEEEALAGLGALFG, from the coding sequence ATGGAGTACGTGTATGCCGCTCTGCTGCTCCACGCCGCTGGTAAGGAGATAACCGAGGAGAACATCAAGGCCATCCTTGAGGCCGCTGGTGTCAGCCCGGACGAGGCTAGGATAAAGGCTCTCGTTGCCGCCCTTGAGGGCGTCAACATCGACGAGGTCATCGAGAAGGCCGCCATGCCGGTTGCCGCTCCGGTGGCAGTTGCCGCTGCCCCGGCTGCCGAGGCTTCGGCCGAGGCCGCTGAGGAAGAGGAGGAAGAAGAGGAAGAGGAGGCCAGCGAGGAGGAGGCCCTCGCCGGTCTCGGTGCCCTCTTCGGCTGA
- a CDS encoding D-aminoacyl-tRNA deacylase: MRVIMTTKIDLASMNIRDKLIDNFGFTETDKSFDGNPVYSNGDTLILTTNDEMIYYDGLDRAIEKQLGFVPEIIAFASRHSSKQKLPALTVHVTGNWGKGIYGGKDESLAIAQPSAMKLALMKMNELNDLGWTVCYEATHHGPSELEVPSFFIEIGSSEEEWVIDRAGEIIAETIIHVLDNYKKAKFPVAIGIGGGHYAPKQTKRALETDIAFSHIAAKYAHPLRKELVLKAIERTAEKVEAIYVDWKGSKGETRQMARALAEELGLEFIRD, translated from the coding sequence ATGAGGGTGATAATGACGACCAAAATCGACCTCGCATCGATGAACATCAGAGACAAGCTGATCGATAACTTCGGCTTCACCGAGACGGATAAATCATTCGATGGAAACCCAGTATACTCAAACGGGGACACGCTCATACTGACCACCAACGACGAGATGATATACTACGATGGCCTTGACAGAGCCATTGAGAAACAGCTCGGCTTTGTACCCGAAATCATAGCCTTTGCCTCCAGGCACTCAAGCAAGCAGAAACTGCCCGCACTCACCGTCCACGTGACCGGAAACTGGGGCAAGGGAATATACGGCGGAAAAGATGAGAGCCTCGCCATAGCTCAGCCAAGCGCCATGAAGCTTGCCCTCATGAAAATGAACGAGCTCAACGACCTCGGCTGGACGGTCTGCTACGAAGCAACCCATCACGGCCCGAGCGAGCTTGAAGTGCCGAGCTTTTTTATTGAGATTGGTTCCAGCGAGGAGGAATGGGTGATCGACAGGGCCGGTGAGATAATAGCCGAGACGATAATCCATGTGCTTGACAACTACAAGAAGGCCAAGTTCCCTGTCGCTATTGGAATAGGCGGCGGACACTACGCGCCGAAGCAGACCAAGAGGGCACTTGAAACGGACATAGCTTTCAGCCACATAGCGGCGAAGTACGCCCACCCACTCAGGAAAGAGCTCGTGCTCAAGGCAATTGAAAGGACTGCGGAAAAGGTGGAGGCAATATACGTTGATTGGAAGGGGAGTAAAGGCGAAACACGGCAGATGGCTAGGGCTCTCGCCGAAGAACTGGGCTTGGAGTTCATACGGGACTGA
- the dcd gene encoding dCTP deaminase, giving the protein MMLPDWKIRKEILIEPFSEKSLQPAGYDLRVGREAYINGKLIDVEEAGKVAIPPKTYALILTLERVRLPDDVMGDMKLRSSLAREGLLGSFAWVDPGWDGNLTLGIYNASSEPIELAYGERFVQIAFIRLEGPARNPYRGNYQGSQHLALSKRRKK; this is encoded by the coding sequence ATGATGCTCCCGGACTGGAAAATCAGAAAGGAAATTCTAATCGAACCCTTCAGCGAGAAGTCCCTTCAGCCGGCAGGTTACGACCTGCGCGTTGGGAGGGAAGCGTACATAAATGGAAAACTGATAGACGTCGAAGAGGCCGGAAAAGTAGCAATTCCCCCCAAGACGTATGCGCTCATCCTGACCCTTGAGAGAGTTAGGCTCCCCGACGATGTAATGGGCGACATGAAGCTCAGGAGCAGCCTCGCCAGGGAGGGCCTCCTTGGGTCGTTCGCGTGGGTTGACCCTGGCTGGGACGGCAACCTCACCCTTGGAATCTACAACGCATCAAGCGAACCGATTGAGCTCGCCTACGGAGAGCGCTTCGTGCAGATAGCCTTCATAAGGCTGGAAGGCCCGGCCAGAAACCCCTACCGGGGAAACTATCAGGGAAGCCAACACCTGGCACTCTCAAAGAGGCGGAAAAAATAA
- a CDS encoding 50S ribosomal protein L1, giving the protein MAFDRQKFVEAVKEAKARAKPRNFTQTVEMAVNLKDIDLRKPENRFKLEVVLPHGRGKEPKIAVIADGAVAEAAKKLGLDVISGEQLEELAKSPRQARKLAKNYDFFIAAAPLMPKIGRYLGRYLGPRNKMPQVVPPTMTNLEPIVARLKRTVRIQLKNNPVVHARIGTEDMDDEKLAENAEAVLNAIINKLERGENQVKSVYVKTTMGPAVKVER; this is encoded by the coding sequence ATGGCCTTTGACAGGCAGAAATTCGTGGAAGCGGTGAAGGAGGCGAAGGCCCGGGCTAAGCCGCGCAACTTCACACAGACCGTCGAAATGGCAGTCAACCTCAAGGATATAGACCTCCGCAAGCCGGAGAACAGGTTCAAGCTTGAGGTTGTGCTGCCCCACGGTCGTGGGAAAGAACCAAAGATCGCGGTCATCGCTGATGGTGCCGTTGCCGAGGCGGCTAAAAAGCTCGGGCTTGATGTGATTAGTGGAGAGCAGCTTGAGGAACTTGCCAAGAGCCCAAGGCAGGCAAGGAAGCTGGCGAAGAACTACGACTTCTTTATCGCTGCGGCACCGCTGATGCCGAAGATCGGTAGGTACCTCGGTAGGTACCTCGGTCCGAGGAACAAGATGCCGCAGGTAGTTCCGCCGACCATGACCAACCTCGAACCGATAGTGGCAAGGCTCAAGAGGACAGTCAGGATACAGCTCAAGAACAACCCTGTTGTGCACGCCAGGATAGGAACCGAGGACATGGACGACGAGAAGCTGGCTGAAAACGCCGAGGCGGTTCTCAACGCCATTATCAACAAGCTGGAGCGCGGTGAGAACCAAGTGAAGTCAGTATACGTCAAGACCACCATGGGACCGGCAGTTAAGGTGGAGAGGTGA
- a CDS encoding 50S ribosomal protein L10 → MAHVAEWKKKEVEELANIIKSYPVIALVDVANVPAYPLSKMREKLRGKALLRVSRNTLIELAIKRAAQELNNPDLEKLIDYIQGGAGILATEMNPFKLYKLLEESKTPAPAKPGVAVPKDVVIPAGPTSISPGPLVGEMQALGIPARIEKGKVSIQKDYTVLKAGEVITDQLARILNALGIEPLEVGLNLLAAYEDGIVYTPEVLAIDESEYINLLQQAYMHAFNLSVNTAYPTGQTIEAIIQKAFLGAKNVAVEAGYITPETVEDIFGRALRAVLLIAQELPEDLLDEKTKELLNQQAQIAVAAQPQEEKIEEAEEEEEEEEEASEEDALAGLGALFG, encoded by the coding sequence ATGGCCCACGTAGCCGAGTGGAAGAAGAAGGAAGTTGAAGAGCTCGCCAACATCATCAAGAGCTACCCAGTGATAGCACTCGTTGACGTCGCCAACGTTCCAGCCTACCCGCTCAGCAAGATGCGTGAGAAGCTCAGAGGCAAGGCCCTTCTCAGGGTCAGCAGGAACACCCTCATAGAGCTTGCTATAAAGAGGGCCGCCCAGGAGCTCAACAACCCGGACCTCGAAAAGCTCATCGACTACATCCAGGGAGGAGCAGGGATCCTCGCCACCGAGATGAATCCATTCAAGCTCTACAAGCTCCTTGAGGAGAGCAAGACTCCGGCCCCGGCGAAGCCAGGCGTTGCGGTTCCCAAGGACGTCGTGATTCCAGCAGGCCCCACTTCAATCTCACCGGGTCCGCTCGTCGGTGAGATGCAGGCTCTTGGCATACCCGCGAGAATCGAGAAGGGTAAGGTCAGCATCCAGAAGGACTACACCGTTCTCAAGGCAGGTGAAGTAATAACCGACCAGCTCGCGAGAATCCTCAACGCCCTTGGAATCGAGCCCCTTGAGGTCGGTCTCAACCTGCTCGCAGCTTACGAGGACGGAATCGTCTACACCCCTGAGGTCCTGGCTATCGATGAGAGCGAGTACATCAACCTGCTCCAGCAGGCCTACATGCACGCATTCAACCTGTCAGTCAACACCGCCTACCCGACGGGCCAGACCATCGAGGCCATCATCCAGAAGGCCTTCCTCGGGGCGAAGAACGTCGCTGTGGAAGCTGGCTACATCACCCCAGAGACCGTCGAGGACATCTTTGGCAGGGCTCTGCGTGCAGTCCTGCTCATAGCCCAGGAGTTGCCTGAGGACCTGCTCGACGAGAAGACCAAAGAGCTTTTAAACCAACAGGCACAAATAGCCGTTGCCGCTCAGCCTCAGGAGGAGAAGATCGAGGAGGCTGAGGAAGAAGAGGAGGAAGAAGAGGAAGCCTCCGAGGAGGACGCGCTCGCGGGACTGGGCGCGCTCTTCGGCTGA
- the ftsZ gene encoding cell division protein FtsZ — translation MLKLIEDAIERTSADLNKAPEAQVPQTDIDEELKRILEQIQAKIYVVGVGGAGCNTINRMMQVGIQGAKVIAINTDAQDLLKVRAHKKILIGKELTRGLGAGNNPKMGEEAAKENERDIRDALEGADMVFITCGLGGGTGTGAAPVVAEIAKKMGALTVSVVTLPFTVEGIRRIKNAEYGLEKLRKNSDTVIVIPNDKLMEVAPNLPIHMAFKVADEILVQAVKGITELITKPGLVNLDFNDVRAVMKDGGVAMIGIGESDSEKRALEAAQQALNSPLLDVDISGAKGALISISGSDVKLEEAQQIIELVTSKLDPEAQVIWGIQLDEELGKMIRILIVVTGVSSPYAVAEEETLYYPEESERKVIKLDLEEL, via the coding sequence ATGCTGAAGCTGATTGAAGACGCTATCGAAAGAACCTCTGCCGACCTTAACAAGGCCCCGGAGGCCCAAGTTCCTCAGACCGACATTGATGAGGAGCTCAAGAGGATTCTTGAGCAGATACAGGCTAAGATTTATGTCGTTGGTGTCGGCGGTGCCGGCTGTAACACCATTAACAGGATGATGCAGGTTGGTATACAGGGCGCTAAGGTTATCGCCATCAACACCGATGCCCAGGATCTTCTCAAGGTTCGCGCTCACAAGAAGATACTCATCGGTAAGGAGCTCACCCGCGGTCTCGGAGCCGGGAACAATCCCAAGATGGGTGAGGAGGCTGCCAAGGAAAACGAGAGGGACATACGCGATGCCCTCGAAGGTGCTGACATGGTCTTCATCACCTGCGGTCTCGGTGGAGGAACCGGTACCGGTGCCGCTCCGGTGGTCGCTGAGATAGCCAAGAAGATGGGCGCCCTGACCGTCTCGGTGGTAACCCTACCGTTCACCGTCGAGGGCATAAGGCGCATAAAGAACGCCGAGTACGGCCTTGAAAAGCTCAGGAAGAACAGCGACACAGTCATAGTCATCCCGAACGACAAGCTCATGGAGGTCGCTCCCAACCTGCCCATACACATGGCCTTCAAGGTCGCGGACGAGATACTCGTCCAGGCCGTTAAGGGCATAACCGAGCTCATCACAAAGCCGGGTCTAGTCAACCTCGACTTCAACGACGTTCGCGCCGTCATGAAGGACGGCGGCGTCGCCATGATAGGTATCGGCGAGAGCGACAGCGAGAAGAGGGCTCTGGAGGCAGCGCAACAGGCCCTCAACAGCCCGCTCCTCGACGTCGACATAAGCGGTGCCAAGGGTGCTTTGATAAGCATCAGCGGAAGCGACGTCAAGCTTGAGGAGGCCCAGCAGATTATCGAGCTCGTCACGAGCAAGCTCGACCCGGAGGCGCAGGTCATCTGGGGAATCCAGCTCGATGAAGAGCTCGGCAAGATGATAAGGATCCTCATAGTCGTCACCGGTGTCAGCTCACCCTACGCGGTGGCAGAAGAGGAGACCCTCTACTATCCGGAGGAGTCGGAGAGAAAAGTTATTAAGCTCGACCTTGAGGAGCTTTGA
- a CDS encoding protein translocase SEC61 complex subunit gamma, translating into MATTTEKLKSFFAESRRVLMVTRKPGMKEFKMAAKITGIGMILIGLIGLVIRLFGYLITGS; encoded by the coding sequence GTGGCAACAACCACGGAAAAGCTTAAAAGCTTCTTCGCGGAGTCGCGGAGGGTTTTGATGGTTACGAGAAAGCCGGGTATGAAGGAGTTTAAGATGGCAGCGAAGATTACCGGCATCGGAATGATACTAATCGGCCTTATTGGCCTCGTGATTCGCCTGTTCGGCTACCTCATCACTGGCTCTTGA
- a CDS encoding 50S ribosomal protein L11 produces MPQIVEVLVEGGKASPGPPLGPAIGPLGLNVKQVVDEINKATKDFEGMQVPVKIIVTDPKKKTFEIEVGVPPVSQLIKKEIGAPKGSSEPGHSPVGNLTMEQVIRIAKAKMEQMLAADLKAAAKEVIGTALSMGVTVEGKDPREVQKEIDEGVYDEIFANAEE; encoded by the coding sequence ATGCCGCAGATTGTTGAGGTGCTCGTTGAGGGAGGAAAGGCTTCACCCGGACCCCCGCTCGGTCCCGCTATCGGTCCGCTTGGACTCAACGTCAAGCAGGTCGTTGACGAGATAAACAAGGCCACCAAGGACTTCGAGGGGATGCAGGTTCCCGTCAAGATCATAGTCACCGATCCCAAGAAGAAGACCTTCGAGATCGAGGTCGGTGTTCCCCCGGTCAGCCAGCTCATCAAGAAGGAGATTGGCGCGCCAAAAGGCTCCAGCGAGCCCGGCCACAGCCCGGTCGGGAACCTGACCATGGAGCAGGTCATCAGGATAGCGAAGGCCAAGATGGAGCAGATGCTTGCAGCGGACCTCAAGGCCGCAGCGAAGGAGGTCATCGGTACCGCGCTCAGCATGGGCGTCACCGTTGAGGGCAAGGACCCCAGGGAAGTCCAGAAGGAGATTGACGAAGGCGTTTACGACGAGATTTTCGCCAACGCCGAGGAGTGA